One Rhinopithecus roxellana isolate Shanxi Qingling chromosome 7, ASM756505v1, whole genome shotgun sequence DNA segment encodes these proteins:
- the SCML1 gene encoding sex comb on midleg-like protein 1 isoform X3 gives MQNLDKKIDVIRRKVSKIQRFRARFLWTNRKRYGYKNYSYQLAKKLKRQKMKKNEVYESFSYPESYSPTLPVSRRENNSPSDVPRPSFRMEEYQPAEREEDPILSRTPSPVHPSDFSEHNYQPYYASDGAMHGSSSGPCLGNPGANSIYNTYSTDHASAAQPSGSLFGNDCYIEEGSITKHPSTWSVEAVVLFLKQTDPLALCPLVDLFRSHEIDGKALLLLTSDVLLKHLGVKLGTAVKLCYYIDRLKQGKCFEN, from the exons ATGCAAAACCTGGATAAGAAGATTGATGTGATTCGTAGAAAGGTTTCAAAAATCCAACGTTTCCGTGCGAGATTCCTGTGGACAAACCGT AAGCGATATGGATACAAAAATTATTCTTACCAGCTTGCTAAAAAGCTGAAACgccagaaaatgaagaaaaacgaGGTTTACGAGTCATTCTCCTACCCTGAAAGTTATAGCCCCACTTTACCAGTGTCAAGGCGTGAGAATAATTCCCCGAGCGACGTTCCAAGACCATCCTTTCGCATGGAAGAATACCAGCCAGCTGAGCGGGAGGAGGACCCGATCCTCAGCCGCACTCCGAGTCCAGTGCATCCCTCAGATTTCTCCGAGCATAATTATCAGCCGTATTATGCATCTGATGGCGCAATGCATGGTTCTTCTTCAGGGCCCTGCCTTGGCAACCCTGGGGCTAACAGCATCTACAACACTTACTCAACTGACCATGCTTCTGCAGCACAACCTTCAG GCTCACTATTTGGAAATGACTGTTACATAGAGGAAGGAAGCATCACTAAGCACCCTTCAACCTGGTCGGTGGAAGCAGTGGTcctatttctaaaacaaacagATCCTCTTGCATTATGCCCTCTTGTCGACCTCTTCAGAAGCCAT GAAATTGATGGGAAGGCTCTGCTCCTACTCACGAGCGACGTGTTGCTGAAGCACTTGGGGGTGAAGCTGGGAACGGCTGTGAAGCTATGCTACTACATTGACCGACTTAAACAaggaaaatgctttgaaaattga